The nucleotide sequence CTCGGGGATGATGTCATGTGGTTACTAAAAATGTCTCctattctttattaatttacgggtaatttgtgaaattgactataaatttttattaactatagTGTAACAGTATCtaataacaataaagaaaattatgtagTTAAGACTCATAAATAAGAACTGAAATATACAATAAGTgcaacaaaaagaaattaattcaaAGTAGATTCTCGAAATGGAACCTAGCAGTGTCTAAACATTTGACGAATTGTTAATTACCGTATTGAAATACTCtgggaatcatttctaatagtataaCATAAGAGTATAATTCTATCAATGAATTGTTGTTGGTTATTAATATTCTCTGTGTATATTGTTGTTTCAAACATCTCCAAATTTAATAATCAACGGCATTGAAATCAGGGGATCTTGAAGGCCATAAACATTAGATATTGTCTCACTGCCAGTACAAGGTGGAGGGTGCCTTATCATGTTGAAAATAGATCCCTCGGATAACAACGTTCGCATTGACAAGGAAATTcggcaaaatattttgtaaatgttgATGATTGTTAATCCATCTAAAAATTTCCAACCTATGGATTTCATCTCTAGGATGTAGTTGCTGAACCATTTGAACATGATGTGGGTACAGATGATTTTTTGTAAGACTCTACTTACTTTTGATTGAGtaactttttctgaaatctccggcgacgaatatatgatatttgatcttttccgccatacttttagacgaacccatattttcaaaaatttagccacaaaactgagaaatttccggaatattgttgtcatccctgagtataaaattgaataaattcgaaactatgagagttatcatgctatttatggcATCAATCGATGTagttatgtttattatatatatatatatatatatatatatatatatatatatatatatatatatatatatataatgaatatatgtattcatatatagagggaaatatataattcatattccaaatatattcaacttcGATATATTCCGAGGAGGAGGAGCCGCGATGTCGCGGCCGCTTCTAACTAGTTTTCGACTTACTTATCTAGTGCTTATTGTAATGTTCATAATAACAGCGTCAATAATGTCATCTTCCTCCACTCCATCTACATGTCGTTCTGTTCTTATAATTGCCATTTTCATGCAAATTATTAAAAGCTGACCCAAATGCTGGATGACTGGAAGTTCGTTGATCAGGGTCCTGTGATATTCTCTATTAGCAGCTCTATCATTACCATTAAAGaacccataaacaaaaattatgttggTATTTTCTGTGTTGGAAAACTGATGTGGCATTTTGCATGAAAGTAACAAAAGCTCTACCAATGCTAATACAATATCATGTAACGTAGATACACacagaaaaaatatgtattcttTAACACATAAATACATTTACAATAATGTCCATGAGTATAAAATATCAGGAAACGTCCAACGATCAACGCCAATcttgattttaaaactttttagtgtttctcattatttttatttggtaaagTTAATACAATGCATTATTGTcggacatgaaatttcagtcaTTTACAATAAACACACATTAACAAATACATGAGGTATGACTTTTcgataaattcaatttataaaatttgtttaaattaataccTTATTATATTATGCGTCATTAtggttgttttatttttggtaaGATTTGATctttcacaaaaaattgaataaaagtgCGACAACATTGTCGCATATATAATAttcattggttatttatgtagtttgaaaatccctaaattgatttttccaaagcgGACTCTAGAATTTCTAAGATTAGATAATACCAGTCGAATGCTTCATAGTAGTGTactgtataatgaaaaaatttcaaaagtatatTGAGATGTGTGAACACTATAgcgaattaaaatttttggtcaatttcacaaatcttCCTGtaaattgataaagaaaaggagTTGATACTTTTTAATAGCCACATGATATCCTTCCTGAGGGGCACCCTGTACAATGATAGGAAATTTTCTATAAAGATCCTATGGTGAAtccatttcttatttttatcatttagtaTATTGTcgatgtttcaaaatattcattttttattaatgaaattagaatACAGGCAGGTGGGGGACAAGTAGTTCTCCTAATATTAATCACAAAACATAGAACATGTAGAAAATAAGTCattgaaactataaaaatatatacaaaactaataaaagtCTGGAAAAGACAATTTCAAGATGTTGAAAAATCATGAAAGTtctaatagataaaaaaaattgtggaaagaTCACAACAATGTTTATTGTTAAGTTTAAAGCAATGATATGCAGAGGAATTTAGGAAGTAATCAGTATTCATTTGTTAGTACTAAATATATAAAGAGATTCAAATTTGAACTGCAACGATTTGCATTTGTTCTATAGAAAGGTTATATTAAACAATATGCTTTTATTTAtctcttaaaaatattatatatcaaatcgAGTAAACTTACTCTCAGGGTCATTGATATGAATATTATCTATGAATACATTTTTCCAAACATATGGAAGACATTTTCTATTAATGATTTGTtaaaacaatgataaaaaatttactcaACACAGTGTATTATTAAAGCTGAAATACAATCAGAATATACTTGTTTATTATTAGGCTTATTAGGAAGAGCTTTACTTTCTTCCTTGAGAGTTTCTACTTCTATTTTGTACCTCTAGatagtaatttgaaaaatctattttgatcaatttccatattttacaattttattggGGGAAATGGAATTGATACAGTAATAATTCTTACATTTCGATCCAAAAATTTATCCAAATGttataagtttattatttatataataatttgaattatttaatttaaaactttcaTTGACCACAAAAAAGTTTGAGTTGTTGAGTAATCAATGATGTTGTTATACCTTTACACCTCTTATGAAAGATATTCTTTTCCCGAGGACAAGTTCTTATACACATAAATATCAATGAATTGTTCAATTGTAATGTTGAATAACACACTGcttgatatttaaatataaagaattCCGATCTGTGGTGGtattaaaaacttgaaatgacACTAATGGGAATCCAGTTAGTTCTCTTAGTCACTACTGTTAAGACTAAGGTACAAATATCATGTATGTGACTGctcataattaaaataattgagaaattgtGTCTTACCATCATTTTTAAATcgtaatttaacatttttttcttcatggTAATTTATCCTAAAATTAGATTCAACAATAAAAGGATTATATTTATCTCTTTTAGAAATTGAAATCATATCATTAAAGTCTTTATCTAATAGCACAGTTGCTAATCCAGCTAAACATATTTGAGTTCCAGTTGGTTCCTCTTTTCTAAACAATGTATTATAATGATCTTTAATGAAGTTGGTGTGGACATTTCCTGCCATAAATTCTGGATGACTAGCAAGATCTAATAAGAAGTTGACATTTGTTTTAAGTCCAGCaatctgaaaaatataaaacgtcACTAGTGGTACAAATTATAAACTATCTtcccaaaaaacaattttagatattttaaaactataaaaaccaTTTCTGATCGTGATGTACACTTATTTATCTACAGCTACATAGAATCTTGAAGTTAATACACAACTCTTTTACATATTAaagtttcaatagaaaatttaagtACTTACATTATATTCTCTTAATTTTGCTTTTAGTTTCGAAAGTCCTTCATCTCTATCTTTTCCCCAAACTATAAGTTTGGCAATCATGGGATCATAATGAACGGAAACTTCGTCTCCTTCCCTGACacctgaaataaatatatttgaaactttaCCGTTGAAACTGATTTCAGTATAATTCACTCAGATCTCAATTGcctattttaaatttgttttcacTTCCTTGAATGAAGGACCTACATTTCTAATCCATCTATACATAACATATATTAGTAGAATCGATAAATATGCTATTGTAGCCAAATACAGACATTGAAATAcgatttttatcatattttttgtaatttataacaATGTAATGTAACAATATATCAAAAGTCCTGCTGACAAATgtataaagaaataattgaatatgtAGACAGAAGTGGAATgaaaatatcactttttttctgtttcctttttgtagcaatatatatatatatatatatatatatatatatatatatatatatatatatatatatatatatatatattaggtAGATATGCATTTACTTCTCATATTATCTGACAAATgcttctttcattattttattttttaaattatttatctttatttgcTTTTGTACTTGTATAAACTTACATAAATGAGACCATACAATTCGTTTTGATATATCTGCCTTCTAAGTCACTGTTTTTATTCTTcaatagttttatataaaaatctgttAGATCAGAAATTTATTCTTACCTGTTTCAATACGAGTATCTTCTGAATCCTCAGGTGTCGAAAGAAACGAAATATGACCAGCGCCTGGAAGAAATCCACCTCTAGGATCTTCAGCATATATTCTCGCCTCAAATGCGTGACCcttcaatttgattttctctTGGGGTAGAGGTAATTTTTCTCCCGATGCTACTTTTATTTGCCATTCTACTAGATCTGTACCTAATCACCAAATCaatggttgaaaatataaaatttacaacaaaacatatattttcggtaataatgaaaaaaatcatttgatgTGAAATTACAACATAATTATTGTTATgcattcacaatacttttttggtCGATTGTTATAGATAcatgaatcaaaataaataattatatttaatatttagaaaaattaatacaCCTATAATTACTCCCAGTAACACATGATGTCAGATATGAAAGTGTTACATAACTAAGTAGCTGTAAATAGTGTTAAGAAATTCAACAGGATTAAATTTAGATGAACGATCCCCAACAATCCGACTTCTAGATAAACTATACGTCAAGGAATTGTGTATTTTACTAAAGCTCTTTTTATAAATGTCAAGGACACTTAAATAACATAGTAAAACAACATATCAATATAAAACTCCTAAAACAAGTCTATAATCTATATCAAGAAGATGAGAATATTTTACCCACAGAAATATCAATAGATATTATTAGAATTTCATAATCAGAAATGTTAAGTGTAGAAAatgtttaaacaaaattatttgaattctaTGTTAGTGCAGATTACAGTATTTGGTCATTAGATACATTCAAGTAATGAGGCAAAATTGCTCGATACTTTAAtcaactgaatttttatattgataggtaattatttatatttgaacagGTCACgcccataataaaaaaatatatctataattCCAGACCTCATTGGCCAATGGCACTAGAAGTTTAGAAAGTTGTTATATGGATATTATTAACAAAGCTTAATATAAGTAAAtcagaaaatagaataaaaacatCTACAAATATGGATATCTCTATAATTGCTTGTTGTAGAATATGAAACTGTTGAAGTTGTGAATTCCTTCACTACTATATTCCTCTACTATACCAAACATATATATTTACCTGTAATCATCTCAGTAATGGGATGTTCTACTTGGAGCCTTGTATTCatttccataaaatgaaaaGCATGGGACTTTTTGTCTAAAATAAATTCTACTGTACCAGCTCCAACGTAATTAACAGCTTTGGCAGCTCTAACTGCAGCCAAACCTAATTCATTCCTCAATTCAGGCGATAATCCCGGctaaaatgaattataaattatattatggTTTTAGCTAACAGAAATAAATATGTAGAGCCCTCAGAAAAACCTTTTGAAGATTTAAATAATATCCtggaaaattgagaaaaaatgctttaagataatattaaatgtttttagaTGCTGGAACATAACATTtacaaatatccaaaactttctgtagtttcaataaattgatgACACACAAATTAATTCTTGCAATACAAGTTACTAAAGTACATGGTTTGCTTACTGCTGGAGCCTcctcaataattttttggtgCCTCCTTTGAACTGAACAGTCTCTCTCAAATAAATGTACTACATTCCCATGTGAATCAGCAAATACTTGTACTTCCACATGCCTTGGTTCAGTtacaaatttttccaataaaactaCAGAGTCGGCAAAGGATTTTTGAGATTCTGTTTTTGCAGATTCCAGTGCTTCTTCAAAGTCTTCTTCTGTATAAGCTATTCTCATTCCTGGAATacaatttaaaatgataaacaacagaCAGATAGCTTCAGAGGCTCACCTTTTCCTCCTCCGCCTCTAACAGCTTTTATCATAACTGGAAAGCCAATCCTTCGAGCTTCTTGTTTTAAAGTTTCTGTGCTCTGATCCTCTCCATGATAGCCTACAATTATTGGAACTCCCGCAGCTGCCATAATAGCTTTAGAAGTACTACAATATGTAATTgacaaaattaacaattatgATTATATGAATAATGGATATATTGCCCAATTATGCACATCAACTACGAGTTAGAGATTTTATTTTAGAGTGATCTATTGAGAATAGTAGCAAACattaggaaatatttaaaatattaaaaatagctaagtatataaagtttttatcTGTAATTTTTGGTAAATATGTGAACATTTTCATCACTCAACATGTTGTAAATATATGAATGTGAAAAGATTAAAAGCCACaatttaaaaactttgaaatatgggtaaaactaaaatttcatttaattatgtATGATATAACCTTTTGATTCCCATATCTCTGATCGCCGCTGCTGGAGGtccaatgaaaataatattttctttttggcAGTTCTCAGCAAATTCAAC is from Diorhabda carinulata isolate Delta chromosome 1, icDioCari1.1, whole genome shotgun sequence and encodes:
- the LOC130891375 gene encoding methylcrotonoyl-CoA carboxylase subunit alpha, mitochondrial isoform X1; protein product: MFYTKLSIIGVALPKIFSTPFYYSRYKSTLRKIDKLLIANRGEIACRIIRTSKRLGVKTVAVYSDVDKNSLHVSLADESYAIGPATAALSYLRGEKLLEIAKISGCQAIHPGYGFLSENVEFAENCQKENIIFIGPPAAAIRDMGIKSTSKAIMAAAGVPIIVGYHGEDQSTETLKQEARRIGFPVMIKAVRGGGGKGMRIAYTEEDFEEALESAKTESQKSFADSVVLLEKFVTEPRHVEVQVFADSHGNVVHLFERDCSVQRRHQKIIEEAPAPGLSPELRNELGLAAVRAAKAVNYVGAGTVEFILDKKSHAFHFMEMNTRLQVEHPITEMITGTDLVEWQIKVASGEKLPLPQEKIKLKGHAFEARIYAEDPRGGFLPGAGHISFLSTPEDSEDTRIETGVREGDEVSVHYDPMIAKLIVWGKDRDEGLSKLKAKLREYNIAGLKTNVNFLLDLASHPEFMAGNVHTNFIKDHYNTLFRKEEPTGTQICLAGLATVLLDKDFNDMISISKRDKYNPFIVESNFRINYHEEKNVKLRFKNDDLLVKIKFNDSNNLSISCDDGKTWHAAFGKIRQVDNRRILNSTIDGVKCKSTIYRNEEILAIFDETGKIEFSLPQPSYATDEAEEYSTGLVNKAVAPMPGVLDKLLVKAGDIVQKGDSLFILIAMKMEYVVKASRDARIDKVNFGVGENVPKDATIIQFNAKNS
- the LOC130891375 gene encoding methylcrotonoyl-CoA carboxylase subunit alpha, mitochondrial isoform X2, with translation MYAPRLKKIVIFSTPFYYSRYKSTLRKIDKLLIANRGEIACRIIRTSKRLGVKTVAVYSDVDKNSLHVSLADESYAIGPATAALSYLRGEKLLEIAKISGCQAIHPGYGFLSENVEFAENCQKENIIFIGPPAAAIRDMGIKSTSKAIMAAAGVPIIVGYHGEDQSTETLKQEARRIGFPVMIKAVRGGGGKGMRIAYTEEDFEEALESAKTESQKSFADSVVLLEKFVTEPRHVEVQVFADSHGNVVHLFERDCSVQRRHQKIIEEAPAPGLSPELRNELGLAAVRAAKAVNYVGAGTVEFILDKKSHAFHFMEMNTRLQVEHPITEMITGTDLVEWQIKVASGEKLPLPQEKIKLKGHAFEARIYAEDPRGGFLPGAGHISFLSTPEDSEDTRIETGVREGDEVSVHYDPMIAKLIVWGKDRDEGLSKLKAKLREYNIAGLKTNVNFLLDLASHPEFMAGNVHTNFIKDHYNTLFRKEEPTGTQICLAGLATVLLDKDFNDMISISKRDKYNPFIVESNFRINYHEEKNVKLRFKNDDLLVKIKFNDSNNLSISCDDGKTWHAAFGKIRQVDNRRILNSTIDGVKCKSTIYRNEEILAIFDETGKIEFSLPQPSYATDEAEEYSTGLVNKAVAPMPGVLDKLLVKAGDIVQKGDSLFILIAMKMEYVVKASRDARIDKVNFGVGENVPKDATIIQFNAKNS